One Spirochaetota bacterium genomic window, AACGATTCATCGATGAAGACCGCGCGGCATACCCGGAAATCTCCGCCGAGTCCACGCTGTACGATGAGGCGTTCATCGTTGAGCAACCCGCCCTTCCGGAGCCTGAAACGCTCGCTACGGAAGAACGGATACCGTCCGAAGGCGCGGCCGAAGCCGCACCCCGCGCGGGTGCGCCCGAGACGATACCGGAGATGTCCGCGGAAGCTGTGTCCGGGGAGGAAACGCTCCCGCGTCCCGGGCGTCGGGCCCGCGCCGGAGCGGGCGGTAAAGCCGTTGCGCAGACGGGCTCGTTCTACGCATCGCTGCGCTTTAAACTGATATCGATCATCTCGCTGGTCATAACACTCTCCCTGTCAGGGATGATCTTCCTCGCCACCTACTTCTTCAAGGAAGACAACAAGCTCAGGGTCGAGGAGAACAACCACAAGATCTCCGAGGTCGTCGCGCTCAAGGCCCAGGGTGACATTGAAACGCTTATAAAGCGGGCCGAACTCGTCGCCGGAAAAATCGCCGGCGCTCCGGCCGCGGCCGCACTGGCGGGCGAGCCCTACATCATCCACGCCGCAATCGCCCGGCGGGGACAGGGCGGTCCCGCGTTCGTATTCGCCGGGACCGCGCGCAACACGGCCCTCATGGGCAGGCTGCAACTGACCGCGGAGTCTCTCGAAACGGCGCTGAAGGGAACCGGGGGAAACATCGTCCGATCGTTCAACGGGGAGACCGTCATTCAGAACGTGTCGCCGCTGGTCAACCTTCCCCTCCTGGCGCTCGGCGTCCCGCTCGAGCGGGACGCCTCCGGCAGGGTGGGCTCGGTGCTCGCCTGCCTGGTAAGCCCGGAAAACCTCATGAAGGCATTCCAGTCGCGCGGCGGTATAACCACCGTTTTCATGATAAACGAGGCCGGCGACGTCATCGCGCACCCGGATACGAGCATCGTCGTCTCCGGCGGCAACTTCATCGAGCTTCCCATCGTGAAGATGATGATGACGAGCAAGATTGACAACGGCCAGACGCGCTATCGCGATGAGAAAAGGGTATTCCACATCGGCTCGTTCAGGAAGGTATCCACAGGAGGCCTTGGCGTCATCGCCACCGTCGAGGAACGGAAGGCCTTCGAGGAAGTCTATAATATCCAGCGGCGCAATATCTACATCATGGTGATCGTCCTTACTGTCGTCGTTTTGATAATCTTCTATTTCGGCAACACCATCACCACGCCAATCATAGACCTTGTATGGGCGACAAAGAAAATAAAGGAGGGTGACTACCGGGTCGACATCCTGCCAACCACGCGCGACGAGATCGGCGAGCTCACCGCCTCGTTCATCGAAATGGGCCGGGGCCTGGAGGAGCGCGAGAAGATCAAGTCAGCTTTCGGCAAGTTCGTGAACAAGGATATCGCGGAAGCCGCCATGCGCGGCTCGCTCGCCCTCGGAGGCGAGCGCAAGACGGTGGCGATACTGTTCACGGATATCCGCTCATTCACCTCCATTTCCGAGAAGCTCCAGCCGGAGGAGGTGGTAGAGTTCCTTAACCAGTATTTGACGCGCATGGTCGAGTGCGTCAACCTCACCAACGGCGTCGTCGACAAGTTTATCGGCGACGCGATCATGGCGGTATGGGGAACGCCCGTTTCAAGGGGCAATGACACCGAGGACGCCATCAATAGCGCGCTTTTGATGCGGAAATCGCTTGTCGAATTCAATAGCGACCGCGGCAGCCCGGGGAAACCGGTCATCAACATCGGCTGCGGCGTTAACACCGGTCTCGTGCTCGCCGGCCAGATCGGTTCGGACGACCGCATGGAGTACACCATCATCGGCGACGCGGTGAACCTCGCCTCGCGCATCGAGTCGCTCACCAGGCCCCTCGGCACCGACATCCTGATAAGCGAGGACTCGTACGAGCTGGTGAAGGGCGTCTTTTCCGTCGTCCCCATGCAGGCCATAAAAGTAAAGGGCAAGGAAAAGCCTCAGCGGATATACGCCGTGATGGGAAGGCTCGACGATCCGGGCAGGCCCGCCTCGGTCGAAGAGCTCCGCGCGCATGCCGGAATAATTACGCCGCCCGAAACCGCCGGGCAGGCCCTCGAGGAGTTGCCGGCGGGGAGCGAATTGAAATATGAGATCGTTGAACACTAACGTACTCGTTCCGGCCGCGGGCGCCGTCATCATCGCCGTCTTTTCCCTCCTCCTGTACCTCGACATGAGGGGAGGAAAGGGCGTCGCGCATAACGAAGAGATCGGCACCATCACGTTCAAACGGCAGACAGCCCAGCGCAAGTACGCGTCGCAGGTCGTCTGGGACGATCTCGCCCAGAACATCCCGGTCTACAATTACGACTCCATCCGCACTTCCGACATGTCCGAGGCCGTCATAAAGCTCAAGGACGGCACTGAGATCGCGTTAAACGAGAACAGCATGATTCTGCTCGCCATGACGAAGGACGACGTAAGCGTCGACTTCACGCGCGGCTCGATCGCGGCCAACCGTGACAATGCGGACAAAAAGCTCAACATCACTGCGGGAGGCGCCGTCGTCGCGCTCGGTGAAGGCGCGCTGAACCTGTCGCGCGGCAGGGGCGAGGGGCTCGACCTTACTCTGAACAGGGGAAGCGCCCGGGTCAAATTGGGCGAGAGCGAAAAAGACGTGGCGACCGACCAGCGCATCGTGGTTGCGGACGACGTGCGCGTCTTCAATCTTACGATACGGCTGTCCTCGCCGGGACCAAACGAATACTTCTTCACGCCCGCCGGTAAAGCGACGATCGCGTTCTCATGGGAACCGGCCCTGGGCGCGGGTCAGGCCTGGCTCGAAACGGCCGCTGACCAGTCGTTCGCGTCCATCACCGGCGCCCGGCCCGTTGCCGGAAAAGCCGCGACGCTGGCGCTGCCCGAAGGCATATCCTACTGGCGCGTGCGCACCGCCGATCGTGCGACCGGCAAGATCGAGGTAAGCGAAAGCCGCCGCCTGGTGTTACTGAAAAGAGAACCGCTCGTGCCGATAACCCCGTCCGACGGGGCGGTTGTCCGGTATACGCTGAACGCACCCATCATCCTGTTCCGATGGTCCGAAAACGCCGCGGGGGGCATGTCAACCCTTTCGGTCTTTCGCGACGCGAAGATGGAAAACCAAATCAAATCGGTAAGCATTGCCGGAACGTCCATCGCGGTCGACGATCTCGCCCTGGGCACCTATTTCTGGCGGGTCGAAAGGACCATATCGGCCGGGGGCAAACAGATTAAGGATACCGGCGCTTTGCGCCGTCTCGTGGTCGAACGAAGCGATACGCCGGTGGCGCCGGAACTCGTCTATCCCGTCGAGGGGGCGGCCGTCAACCGCCTCGCGCTGGAACGCGAGGCCGCGGCGTTCACCTGGAAGAAGAACACCGACCACCCTCTCACGCGCGTCGAGATCGCCCGCGACCGGGCGTTTGCGCAAATCGTCCATACCGGCGATGCGCGCGGCAACGTTATGCGTTTCGCACGGGCGTTCGAGCCGGGCGCGTACTACTGGCGGGCCGTCGGCATAATAGACGAAAAGACCTCCACGCCTCCGTCGGCCTCGCGCGGGTTTCGCGTCGTCGAGACCGGGGACATCACGCTTGTCGGCCCGGCCGAAGGTGCCATTGTCGCGCCCGAGGCGCCGGCGGAAAACGCATCGGTCGATTTTGCGTGGAGGCGGAGCGGAATTGCCGGTCGCTACCGGCTCCAGGTGGCACGCGATGCGTCGTTCGCCGCCGGTTATCGCGAGCGCACAATCGACGGCACCGTAGTCACACTGGACGACATCGAGCCCGGGGATTACGCATGGCGCGTGCTGCTCCTCGACGATGAAGGCAACGAGCTGATGAGAAGCGCGCCGCGCCTTCTGGGCGTCCGCCGGCCCCTGCCCCGGCCCGAAGTACTCTCGCCCGCGGACGGAAATATTGTGGACATGCGCGACAGCGATGCGCTCAATTTCCGCTGGAGGCCGGTAAAGGACGCCACGCAGTACCGGATAGGGCTGTACCACGTGAAGAAAGGAATACATAACAATATTCTCACCAAAGAGACCCGCGATACCGCGATCGCCATGACCGAGCTTGAAAGACTCGACGTGGGCGACTTCTACTGGACGCTGCAGGCGCTGGAGGTCAGCGGGGGCCGTACCGTCGCGCGCCGGAGCCCCGAGGTGCGCTCGCGCTTCAGCATAACGCTCGGCGGCGCGGCCCGGAAACCGGAAATACAATCGCCACGGAAGATCTATGTCGAATAGACCGATCCAGTCATGGCCGGCCGCCTTTGTCCTCTGCATATGCCTGATCGCATCGTTCAATGCAAAGACCCACGCCGCTGAAAGCCCAGCCTCCGCCGGCAAAGCCTCTATCGCCTGGGAGGCCGTGGAGGGCGCGATACGCTATGAAGTGATGATCCGCGACGAAAAGGGCTCGATTGTTTTAAAAGAGACAGTGGAGACCAACCGGGTGAGTTTCTCGCTGGCGCCGGGGAAGTATTCGATCAACATCATCGCCATCAACAAATTCAACAAGCCTCATTCAGAATCCGGACGGGAGGATTTCGAGATCGCAAAGAGGCCCTCGTACCGCCAGGTGACCGAAGGCACGCTCATGCGCATGGCGGCCGGACTGCACTTTTCGATTCCGCTGGCGCCCTGGGACGAATTCCTCAACCCCGCACTTGGCGCGTCGCTTCGCGTCGGCCTTACCGGCACGAGCGGCCTTCGCCGCTACGGCGGGATCGAGGCCGATCTGCGCGCGCTCGGCTACCGCGGCTCCGGCGCGGCCTCCTCGTTGATACCGCTCATGGCGGGCCTCGGCGCGTACGCGCGCATGCCGCTCGGAACTTCGACGGCGCTTTTAGTCCGCGGCGGCGGCGGCATGGCCTTTTCGCGCCTGCTTTACGATGATGCCTCCGGCCAGGAAACGGTCTCCTGGTCGGGGAGGCCGTACTGGGGGGCGGGGCTCGCGCTGGAGTATTCCCT contains:
- a CDS encoding adenylate/guanylate cyclase domain-containing protein; amino-acid sequence: MNTTLPLIKKTIYLETVDGSGAKDIPFDADFGGIAVALIFSSKPVKAGQYNALVRRLESRGLTVVSHHIENTDPHALGPVRAAVRDINAALTLGDCLVVSFGESHALTVLLCHLLKTGLPLEDAIHTVRETRNDPLFLDEDLSFLLEFQKMPGRKADFPAEYERFRTDYSIELKPLAQGLPKIEGLSGPAILDAIAVRGPQADAGTSRPETGDDAPSKPLVTELPDPYEFQLERFIDEDRAAYPEISAESTLYDEAFIVEQPALPEPETLATEERIPSEGAAEAAPRAGAPETIPEMSAEAVSGEETLPRPGRRARAGAGGKAVAQTGSFYASLRFKLISIISLVITLSLSGMIFLATYFFKEDNKLRVEENNHKISEVVALKAQGDIETLIKRAELVAGKIAGAPAAAALAGEPYIIHAAIARRGQGGPAFVFAGTARNTALMGRLQLTAESLETALKGTGGNIVRSFNGETVIQNVSPLVNLPLLALGVPLERDASGRVGSVLACLVSPENLMKAFQSRGGITTVFMINEAGDVIAHPDTSIVVSGGNFIELPIVKMMMTSKIDNGQTRYRDEKRVFHIGSFRKVSTGGLGVIATVEERKAFEEVYNIQRRNIYIMVIVLTVVVLIIFYFGNTITTPIIDLVWATKKIKEGDYRVDILPTTRDEIGELTASFIEMGRGLEEREKIKSAFGKFVNKDIAEAAMRGSLALGGERKTVAILFTDIRSFTSISEKLQPEEVVEFLNQYLTRMVECVNLTNGVVDKFIGDAIMAVWGTPVSRGNDTEDAINSALLMRKSLVEFNSDRGSPGKPVINIGCGVNTGLVLAGQIGSDDRMEYTIIGDAVNLASRIESLTRPLGTDILISEDSYELVKGVFSVVPMQAIKVKGKEKPQRIYAVMGRLDDPGRPASVEELRAHAGIITPPETAGQALEELPAGSELKYEIVEH
- a CDS encoding FecR domain-containing protein, producing MRSLNTNVLVPAAGAVIIAVFSLLLYLDMRGGKGVAHNEEIGTITFKRQTAQRKYASQVVWDDLAQNIPVYNYDSIRTSDMSEAVIKLKDGTEIALNENSMILLAMTKDDVSVDFTRGSIAANRDNADKKLNITAGGAVVALGEGALNLSRGRGEGLDLTLNRGSARVKLGESEKDVATDQRIVVADDVRVFNLTIRLSSPGPNEYFFTPAGKATIAFSWEPALGAGQAWLETAADQSFASITGARPVAGKAATLALPEGISYWRVRTADRATGKIEVSESRRLVLLKREPLVPITPSDGAVVRYTLNAPIILFRWSENAAGGMSTLSVFRDAKMENQIKSVSIAGTSIAVDDLALGTYFWRVERTISAGGKQIKDTGALRRLVVERSDTPVAPELVYPVEGAAVNRLALEREAAAFTWKKNTDHPLTRVEIARDRAFAQIVHTGDARGNVMRFARAFEPGAYYWRAVGIIDEKTSTPPSASRGFRVVETGDITLVGPAEGAIVAPEAPAENASVDFAWRRSGIAGRYRLQVARDASFAAGYRERTIDGTVVTLDDIEPGDYAWRVLLLDDEGNELMRSAPRLLGVRRPLPRPEVLSPADGNIVDMRDSDALNFRWRPVKDATQYRIGLYHVKKGIHNNILTKETRDTAIAMTELERLDVGDFYWTLQALEVSGGRTVARRSPEVRSRFSITLGGAARKPEIQSPRKIYVE